The Mycobacteriales bacterium genome has a segment encoding these proteins:
- a CDS encoding FGGY-family carbohydrate kinase has protein sequence MSSGITVGIDIGTTSVKALAVDGDGTIVARARVPHDIHAPSVDVFEHDAKQAWVDGPRRALDELAVADFDGLAIATMVPSFTAVDESGTPYTPGLLYGDHRGRAGRNEADLLNSREFRSMLEWTAKQAPGAHGYWTAPAVAAAALGGVAAVDYGTAFALAPLWDGVWQADPLAELGITPEQLPVVVADDTVTGTIRGAASGAGMADAWAEATVAGINSPGDVMVICGTTLIVWCVLGAPAMVPGMWSIPHPLGELSILGGASNAGGMFVNWVRRAVGAPTAAVDPANVPLFVPYLKGERTPVHDISLRASIHGLDISHDGGAIMRAAYEASAFVARRLIELSAVPKTRIVASGGGTHDELWMQALADCTGLAVDLVAVPEGAALGAAWHARVLAGLDAKSDVVRWSGHGCRFEPAPAWSGPCEERYQRWLALAAVGH, from the coding sequence GTGTCGTCGGGGATCACGGTCGGGATCGACATCGGCACCACCTCCGTCAAGGCGCTCGCGGTCGACGGCGATGGCACGATCGTCGCCCGCGCCCGGGTCCCCCACGACATCCACGCGCCGTCGGTCGACGTCTTCGAGCACGACGCGAAGCAGGCGTGGGTGGACGGACCGCGCAGAGCGCTCGACGAGCTCGCGGTGGCCGACTTCGACGGGCTCGCGATCGCGACCATGGTGCCGAGCTTCACCGCGGTGGACGAGTCCGGTACGCCGTACACCCCGGGCCTGCTCTACGGCGACCACCGCGGCCGAGCGGGACGCAACGAGGCGGACCTGCTCAACTCGCGAGAGTTCCGCTCGATGCTGGAGTGGACCGCCAAGCAGGCGCCCGGCGCCCACGGGTACTGGACCGCACCGGCGGTCGCGGCCGCAGCGCTCGGCGGAGTGGCCGCGGTCGACTACGGCACCGCCTTCGCCCTCGCGCCGCTGTGGGACGGGGTGTGGCAGGCCGACCCGCTGGCCGAGCTCGGGATCACCCCGGAACAGCTCCCGGTCGTGGTCGCCGACGACACGGTCACGGGCACGATCAGGGGCGCCGCGAGCGGGGCCGGGATGGCTGACGCGTGGGCCGAGGCGACCGTCGCCGGGATCAACTCCCCCGGCGACGTCATGGTGATCTGCGGTACGACGCTGATCGTGTGGTGCGTGCTCGGCGCGCCCGCGATGGTTCCCGGCATGTGGTCGATCCCTCACCCGCTCGGCGAGCTGAGCATCCTCGGCGGCGCGAGCAACGCGGGCGGCATGTTCGTCAACTGGGTACGCCGGGCCGTCGGGGCGCCTACCGCCGCGGTCGACCCGGCCAACGTCCCGCTGTTCGTGCCCTATCTCAAGGGCGAGCGCACGCCGGTGCACGACATCTCGCTGCGCGCGTCGATCCACGGGCTCGACATCAGCCACGACGGCGGCGCGATCATGCGCGCGGCGTACGAGGCGTCGGCGTTCGTCGCCCGGCGACTCATCGAACTCAGCGCAGTGCCGAAGACCCGGATCGTCGCGAGCGGCGGCGGCACCCACGACGAGCTGTGGATGCAGGCGCTCGCCGACTGCACCGGTCTTGCGGTCGACCTCGTCGCCGTCCCCGAAGGGGCCGCGCTCGGGGCGGCCTGGCATGCGCGGGTGCTGGCCGGTCTCGACGCGAAGTCGGACGTGGTGCGGTGGTCGGGACACGGCTGCCGCTTCGAGCCGGCCCCGGCGTGGTCCGGGCCGTGCGAGGAGCGCTACCAACGATGGCTCGCGCTGGCCGCGGTGGGGCACTGA
- a CDS encoding acyl-CoA dehydrogenase: MPIGITEDHEALRESARDVLVRHCPPAAPRAALEAAAETELPAYWGPAAELGWFGLHLPEEYGGAGFGLLEQAVVVEELGRAMGPGGYLPTVHAAAVIARSGGALAKELLPALADGSTPATVALGAPAVAATEGPDGLTLSGVSRPVVGGALARLVVLRAKVGDRVVWCVLDTAGLSVTPIDSFDATRRLAEIDVTGVVVPAERQLSLDSHDAYAIGATLYAAEACGVAGWCLDTASAYAKERVQFGRPIGAFQAIKHRAADLLVLVELMRAAVWDAARSEAHDGEGRLAACAAAAIAFDGAVHAAKDCVQMLGGIGFTWEHDAHLYLKRAVGVRQLIGPTTAWRTAAAKLALDGVRRRLDVELPPEAEDYRSEVRAFLASLDGLDDEARKVEIANAGYLAPHWPAPWGKDASAVQQVVIDEEFKKAKVRRAHLSIAAWALPTIIEHGSAEQVAKYVPETFHGRITWCQLFSEPGAGSDLASLSTKAEPTEGGWLITGQKVWTSLAKQATHGILLARTSAGKDGDRHHGISYFLLDMSTPGIDIRPLRELTGQAMFNEVFLDKVFVPADCLVGEVDGGWRLARTTLANERVSMASGSAFGVGVEAILRLLEHREADQVTLDHTGQLIAEAQSLALLGVRSTMRVLAGGEKGSESSLRKLFAAEHEQRVQEFGMQLLAGEGATLTGDAHMWGAGFLATRCLTIAGGTSEVQRNVIAERLLGLPRDA; encoded by the coding sequence ATGCCGATCGGGATCACCGAGGACCACGAGGCACTGCGCGAGTCGGCGCGTGACGTGCTCGTGCGCCACTGTCCGCCGGCTGCCCCGCGCGCTGCGCTGGAGGCGGCGGCGGAGACGGAGCTGCCGGCGTACTGGGGTCCCGCCGCCGAGCTCGGCTGGTTCGGCCTGCACCTGCCCGAGGAGTACGGCGGGGCCGGGTTCGGGCTGCTCGAACAAGCGGTCGTCGTCGAGGAGCTGGGCCGGGCGATGGGGCCCGGCGGTTACCTGCCCACCGTTCATGCGGCGGCGGTGATCGCCCGGTCGGGCGGGGCGCTCGCCAAGGAGCTGCTGCCCGCCCTGGCCGACGGCTCGACGCCCGCGACGGTCGCGCTCGGCGCCCCGGCGGTCGCCGCCACCGAAGGTCCCGACGGGCTGACGTTGTCCGGGGTGAGTCGTCCGGTGGTCGGCGGTGCGCTGGCCAGGCTCGTCGTACTGCGGGCCAAGGTCGGCGACCGGGTCGTCTGGTGCGTCCTCGACACCGCCGGGCTGTCGGTCACGCCGATCGACAGCTTCGACGCGACGCGTCGCCTCGCCGAGATCGACGTCACTGGCGTCGTCGTCCCGGCCGAGCGCCAGCTGTCGCTGGACAGCCATGACGCCTACGCGATCGGCGCGACCCTCTACGCCGCCGAGGCGTGCGGCGTCGCCGGGTGGTGTCTCGACACCGCTTCGGCGTACGCGAAGGAGCGGGTGCAGTTCGGTCGCCCGATCGGGGCGTTCCAGGCGATCAAGCACCGCGCGGCCGATCTCCTGGTCCTGGTCGAGCTGATGCGCGCCGCGGTGTGGGACGCCGCGCGCAGCGAGGCGCACGACGGCGAAGGGCGCCTTGCGGCTTGTGCCGCGGCGGCGATCGCCTTCGACGGTGCGGTGCACGCCGCCAAGGACTGCGTGCAGATGCTCGGCGGCATCGGCTTCACCTGGGAGCACGACGCGCACCTCTATCTCAAGCGTGCGGTCGGCGTGCGCCAGCTGATCGGCCCCACCACCGCCTGGCGGACTGCGGCGGCGAAGCTCGCCCTCGACGGCGTACGCCGCCGGCTCGACGTGGAGCTGCCGCCCGAAGCGGAGGACTACCGCAGCGAGGTGCGCGCGTTCCTCGCGAGTCTCGACGGTCTGGACGACGAGGCCCGCAAGGTCGAGATCGCCAACGCCGGCTACCTCGCGCCGCACTGGCCGGCGCCGTGGGGCAAGGACGCATCGGCGGTCCAGCAGGTCGTCATCGACGAGGAGTTCAAGAAGGCGAAGGTCCGCCGCGCGCACCTGTCGATCGCGGCGTGGGCGCTCCCCACGATCATCGAGCACGGCAGTGCCGAGCAGGTGGCCAAGTACGTGCCGGAAACCTTCCACGGCCGGATCACCTGGTGCCAGCTGTTCAGCGAGCCGGGCGCGGGGTCAGACCTCGCCTCGCTGTCGACGAAGGCCGAGCCGACCGAGGGCGGCTGGCTGATCACGGGCCAGAAGGTCTGGACATCCTTGGCGAAGCAGGCGACGCATGGCATCCTGCTGGCGCGCACGTCGGCGGGCAAGGACGGCGACCGCCATCACGGGATCTCCTACTTCCTGCTGGACATGTCGACCCCGGGGATCGACATCCGGCCGCTGCGCGAGCTGACCGGGCAGGCGATGTTCAACGAGGTCTTCCTCGACAAGGTGTTCGTCCCGGCCGACTGCCTGGTCGGCGAGGTCGACGGCGGTTGGCGGCTGGCGCGTACGACGCTGGCGAACGAGCGCGTCTCGATGGCGAGCGGATCGGCCTTCGGGGTCGGGGTCGAGGCCATCCTGCGGCTGCTGGAGCACCGGGAGGCCGACCAGGTCACCCTCGACCACACCGGCCAGCTGATCGCCGAGGCGCAGTCCCTGGCGTTGCTCGGCGTGCGCTCGACGATGCGGGTCCTCGCGGGCGGTGAGAAGGGCTCCGAGTCGAGCCTGCGCAAGCTCTTCGCCGCCGAGCACGAGCAGCGGGTGCAGGAGTTCGGGATGCAGCTGCTGGCCGGTGAAGGCGCGACGTTGACCGGCGACGCGCACATGTGGGGAGCCGGCTTCCTCGCGACGCGCTGCCTGACGATCGCGGGCGGCACCAGCGAGGTGCAGCGCAACGTCATCGCCGAGCGACTGCTCGGCCTGCCCCGCGACGCCTGA
- a CDS encoding crotonase/enoyl-CoA hydratase family protein, translating into MSDEVLTERRDNVLIITLNRPEARNAVNEGLAKGVAAAIDELDGDDSLFVGIITGAGGTFCSGMDLKGFLRGENPTVDGRGFAGLTGAPPKTPLIAAVEGWALAGGCEIVLACDLIVASREAKFGIPEVKRGLVAGAGGLLRLPKRIPYHLAMEFAITGEPVDAETAKSYGLVNRLTEPGKALDGALELASLVSANGPLAVAATKEIVRRASSDWTETEAWQKQGEILPAVFASEDAREGATAFAEKRPPNWKGR; encoded by the coding sequence GTGAGCGACGAGGTCCTGACCGAACGGCGCGACAACGTGCTGATCATCACGCTGAACCGGCCTGAGGCGCGCAACGCCGTGAACGAGGGCCTGGCAAAGGGCGTCGCTGCCGCGATCGACGAGCTCGACGGAGACGACAGCCTGTTCGTCGGGATCATCACCGGCGCTGGCGGCACGTTCTGCTCCGGGATGGACCTCAAGGGGTTCCTCAGAGGTGAGAATCCGACGGTCGACGGCCGCGGCTTCGCCGGCCTGACCGGCGCGCCCCCCAAGACCCCGCTGATCGCCGCCGTCGAGGGCTGGGCGCTGGCCGGCGGCTGCGAGATCGTGCTCGCCTGCGACTTGATCGTCGCCAGCCGCGAGGCGAAGTTCGGCATTCCCGAGGTCAAGCGCGGCCTGGTCGCCGGCGCGGGCGGCCTGCTGCGGCTGCCCAAGCGGATCCCGTACCACCTGGCGATGGAATTCGCGATCACCGGCGAGCCGGTCGACGCCGAGACCGCGAAGAGCTACGGCCTGGTGAACCGGCTGACCGAGCCGGGCAAGGCACTCGACGGCGCGCTCGAGCTCGCCTCGCTCGTGTCGGCCAACGGGCCGCTCGCCGTCGCCGCCACGAAGGAGATCGTGCGCCGGGCCTCGTCGGACTGGACCGAGACCGAGGCCTGGCAGAAGCAGGGCGAGATCCTGCCGGCGGTCTTCGCCTCCGAGGACGCCCGCGAAGGCGCGACGGCGTTCGCCGAGAAGCGGCCGCCGAACTGGAAAGGCCGCTAG
- a CDS encoding MerR family transcriptional regulator: MLTISQLASYAGVTVRTVRHYHAKGLLPEPPRDHSGYRRYDAQAVVELIRIRTLADAGVPLSRVSELLDAGPEEFAAAVAEIDARLREEIRERQRHRERVAQLAAGDSLALPPEVVGYLDRCREFGVNERVITVERDSWILIAAQVPEQIPQLMALKRQQIEDPKMRELFIDLGEYFDCGADDPRLTELADRMEAFLYAAADAADPGSTTDVALSDDLVALLDAAFLDWFPGARRLLELLEERGWTGWTMIERKQKVAAP; this comes from the coding sequence GTGCTCACGATCAGCCAGCTCGCGTCGTACGCCGGCGTGACAGTCCGCACGGTGCGCCACTACCACGCGAAGGGCTTGCTGCCGGAGCCGCCGCGCGACCACTCCGGCTACCGGCGCTACGACGCGCAGGCGGTCGTGGAGCTGATCCGGATCCGGACCCTGGCCGACGCCGGCGTGCCGCTGTCGCGGGTCAGTGAGCTGCTCGACGCAGGCCCGGAGGAGTTCGCGGCGGCGGTCGCCGAGATCGACGCTCGGCTGCGGGAGGAGATCCGCGAGCGGCAGCGCCACCGCGAGCGCGTCGCCCAGCTCGCGGCCGGCGACAGCCTCGCCCTGCCGCCGGAGGTGGTGGGCTATCTCGACCGGTGCCGTGAGTTCGGGGTGAACGAGCGGGTGATCACCGTCGAGCGGGACAGCTGGATCCTGATCGCCGCGCAGGTGCCCGAGCAGATCCCGCAGCTGATGGCACTCAAACGCCAACAGATCGAGGACCCGAAGATGCGGGAGCTCTTCATCGATCTCGGCGAGTACTTCGACTGCGGGGCAGACGACCCGCGGCTGACCGAGCTCGCGGACCGGATGGAGGCCTTCCTCTACGCCGCCGCGGACGCTGCGGACCCGGGCAGTACGACAGACGTCGCGCTCAGCGACGACCTCGTCGCCCTGCTCGACGCGGCGTTCCTCGATTGGTTCCCGGGCGCGCGGCGGCTGCTGGAGCTGCTCGAGGAGCGCGGCTGGACCGGCTGGACGATGATCGAGCGCAAGCAGAAGGTCGCTGCGCCCTAG
- a CDS encoding ABC transporter permease: protein MTDFVRDTTVLLGRSLRHVTRSVDTVVTTSVMPIAMMLMFGYVFGGAIRTGTGTGTGTGSYVDYLLPGILLITIASGVAYTALRLFTDMRSGMVERLQSMPISRPAILWAHVLTSLAANLVAMVLVVAVAVAMGFRSGAGVAAWLAVAGILLLATLALTWLAVLPGLTATSVEGASGFSYPLMFLPFVSSAFVPTGTMPAPVRWFAEHQPVTAIVDTIRRLLAQRPVGGEVWIAIAWCVGTLAVAYVLASATYRRRVA, encoded by the coding sequence ATGACCGACTTCGTTCGTGACACGACGGTTCTGCTGGGTCGCTCGTTGCGCCACGTCACGCGAAGCGTGGACACCGTCGTGACGACCTCCGTCATGCCGATCGCGATGATGCTGATGTTCGGGTACGTGTTCGGTGGCGCGATTCGCACCGGCACCGGCACCGGCACCGGCACCGGCAGCTACGTCGACTACCTGCTTCCGGGCATCCTGCTCATCACCATCGCATCGGGTGTCGCCTACACCGCCTTGCGCCTGTTCACCGACATGCGCAGCGGCATGGTGGAGCGGCTGCAGTCGATGCCGATCTCGCGACCGGCGATCCTGTGGGCCCATGTCCTGACGTCGCTGGCTGCCAACCTCGTCGCGATGGTTCTCGTCGTGGCGGTGGCTGTGGCCATGGGCTTCCGCTCGGGGGCGGGAGTGGCGGCCTGGCTCGCCGTTGCGGGCATCCTGCTGCTCGCGACGCTGGCCCTGACCTGGCTCGCGGTGCTGCCTGGCCTGACCGCCACGTCCGTCGAGGGTGCCAGCGGCTTCTCCTACCCGTTGATGTTCCTGCCGTTCGTCAGCTCGGCGTTCGTTCCGACCGGGACGATGCCGGCGCCGGTGCGGTGGTTCGCGGAGCATCAGCCGGTCACCGCGATCGTCGACACGATCCGCCGGCTGCTCGCCCAGCGACCGGTCGGTGGCGAGGTGTGGATCGCCATCGCCTGGTGTGTGGGCACACTCGCGGTGGCCTACGTCCTGGCGAGCGCGACGTACCGTCGCAGGGTCGCCTGA
- a CDS encoding ATP-binding cassette domain-containing protein codes for MTTAPAIEAVSLTKSYADHAVLRGVSLSVPRGSIFALLGPNGAGKTTLVKILATLIGADSGSARVDGYDVASEPASVRRAISLTGQFAAVDDILTGRENLVLVARLRRLADPVGTAEDLLDRFSLGDAADRRVATYSGGMRRRLDIAMSLVARPAVIFLDEPTTGLDPQARVEVWRTVKALADGGVTVLLTTQYLEEAEQLADRIAILREGRIVVDGTLAELKALLPPAKVEYVEKQPTLEEVFFAVVGDRLVGSDR; via the coding sequence ATGACGACAGCACCGGCCATCGAGGCCGTCTCCCTGACCAAGTCCTACGCCGATCATGCAGTCCTGCGTGGGGTCAGCCTGAGCGTGCCGCGGGGCAGCATCTTTGCGTTGCTCGGTCCCAACGGCGCCGGCAAGACCACCCTCGTCAAGATCCTCGCGACGTTGATCGGCGCGGACTCCGGCTCGGCCCGGGTCGACGGCTACGACGTGGCGAGCGAGCCGGCGAGCGTACGGCGCGCCATCAGCCTGACCGGGCAGTTCGCGGCGGTGGACGACATCCTCACCGGGCGCGAGAACCTGGTCCTGGTCGCGAGGCTGCGCAGGCTCGCCGACCCGGTCGGGACGGCCGAGGACCTGCTCGACCGGTTCTCCCTCGGCGATGCTGCCGATCGCAGGGTCGCGACGTACTCCGGTGGGATGCGGCGGCGCCTCGACATCGCGATGAGCCTCGTCGCGCGCCCGGCGGTGATCTTCCTCGACGAGCCGACGACCGGCCTCGACCCGCAGGCGCGGGTCGAGGTGTGGCGCACCGTGAAAGCGCTCGCCGACGGCGGCGTCACCGTCCTGCTCACCACCCAGTACCTCGAGGAGGCCGAGCAGCTGGCGGATCGGATCGCGATCCTGCGGGAAGGCCGGATCGTGGTCGACGGCACCCTGGCCGAGCTCAAGGCGCTGTTGCCACCGGCGAAGGTCGAGTACGTCGAGAAGCAGCCCACCTTGGAGGAGGTCTTCTTCGCGGTGGTGGGCGACCGACTGGTGGGCAGCGACCGATGA
- a CDS encoding amidohydrolase family protein, which produces MRVEDMILVSVDDHVVEPPNMFDNHVPEKWRDQAPKSVKKPEGHEVWVFEGNEIPNIGLNAVAGRPPEDYDMDVTSYSQVRKGTYDIHERVRDMNVNGVLGSMCFPSFPQFCGQLFSRAQDKELGLVMLQAYNDWHIDEWCGSYPGRFIPLSLPPIWDPELMAKEVVRVKAKGCNSVTFSEDPAKLGWPSLHDEHWDPFWKACVDNEMTIALHIGSSSQLLMLDDAPIDVMITLTPMNLFQTASNLIWSPALKRFPKLQFALSEGGIGWLPYFLERIDYVYQRHHYWTGQDFGDQLPSQRARDNFTFCFIDDKAGVENRHLIGIDNITWECDYPHSDSMWPQAPEALAKHFDDTVSDEDINKISHLNAMRAFNYDPFKHIPKEQATVGALRAQATDVTTSGIN; this is translated from the coding sequence ATGCGCGTTGAAGACATGATCCTGGTGAGTGTCGACGACCACGTCGTCGAGCCGCCGAACATGTTCGACAACCACGTCCCCGAGAAGTGGCGGGACCAGGCGCCGAAGAGCGTCAAGAAGCCCGAGGGCCACGAGGTCTGGGTCTTCGAAGGCAACGAGATCCCGAACATCGGGCTCAACGCCGTCGCCGGCCGTCCGCCCGAGGACTACGACATGGACGTTACGTCGTACAGCCAGGTCCGCAAGGGCACGTACGACATCCACGAGCGGGTCCGCGACATGAACGTCAACGGCGTCCTCGGCTCGATGTGCTTCCCGTCGTTCCCGCAGTTCTGCGGCCAGCTGTTCAGCCGGGCCCAGGACAAGGAGCTCGGCCTCGTGATGCTCCAGGCCTACAACGACTGGCACATCGACGAGTGGTGTGGCTCCTACCCGGGCCGCTTCATCCCGCTGTCGCTCCCGCCGATCTGGGACCCCGAGCTCATGGCCAAGGAGGTCGTGCGGGTCAAGGCGAAGGGCTGCAACTCGGTCACCTTCAGCGAGGACCCGGCCAAGCTCGGCTGGCCGTCCCTGCACGACGAGCACTGGGACCCGTTCTGGAAGGCGTGCGTCGACAACGAGATGACGATCGCGCTGCACATCGGCTCGTCGTCGCAGCTGCTGATGCTTGACGACGCCCCGATCGACGTGATGATCACGCTGACGCCGATGAACCTGTTCCAGACCGCGTCGAACCTGATCTGGTCGCCGGCGCTCAAGCGCTTCCCGAAGCTGCAGTTCGCCTTGTCCGAGGGCGGCATCGGTTGGCTGCCGTACTTCCTCGAGCGGATCGACTACGTCTACCAGCGTCACCACTACTGGACCGGCCAGGACTTCGGTGACCAGCTGCCGAGCCAGCGAGCACGCGACAACTTCACCTTCTGCTTCATCGACGACAAGGCGGGGGTGGAGAACCGGCACCTGATCGGCATCGACAACATCACGTGGGAGTGCGACTACCCGCACTCCGACTCGATGTGGCCGCAGGCGCCGGAGGCACTCGCGAAGCACTTCGACGACACCGTCTCTGACGAGGACATCAACAAGATCTCCCACCTCAACGCGATGCGGGCGTTCAACTACGACCCCTTCAAGCACATCCCGAAGGAGCAGGCGACGGTCGGTGCGCTGCGCGCACAGGCGACCGACGTCACCACCTCCGGCATCAACTGA
- a CDS encoding nitroreductase family protein yields MLSTTRAVRKRLDLERPVEREVILDCLRLAVQAPTQSNSQTWRWMVVTESEKKVVIADAYRKVGMRYLEMAAGSEKDPQTQRVYESAVSLAKLLEQVPAMVIPCVKKDFDPSHGNAVAASVYGSIIPATWSFQLALRSRGLGSVFTTLHLFQDAVVAEALGIPDDILQIALLPVAYTIGTEFKPAERPPVEDITYWNLWGETGL; encoded by the coding sequence TTGCTCTCGACGACGCGCGCGGTCCGCAAACGCCTCGACCTGGAGCGTCCGGTCGAACGTGAGGTGATCCTGGACTGCCTGCGGCTCGCCGTACAGGCACCGACGCAGAGCAACTCGCAGACCTGGCGCTGGATGGTCGTCACCGAGTCGGAGAAGAAGGTCGTGATCGCCGACGCCTACCGCAAGGTGGGCATGCGATACCTCGAGATGGCGGCCGGGTCGGAGAAGGATCCGCAGACGCAACGCGTCTACGAGAGCGCGGTGTCACTCGCGAAGCTGCTCGAGCAGGTCCCCGCGATGGTCATCCCATGCGTCAAGAAGGACTTCGACCCGTCGCACGGCAACGCGGTCGCCGCGAGCGTCTACGGCTCGATCATCCCCGCGACGTGGAGCTTTCAGCTCGCGCTGCGCTCACGCGGCCTCGGCTCGGTGTTCACGACGCTGCACCTGTTCCAGGACGCAGTCGTCGCCGAGGCGCTCGGCATCCCGGACGACATCCTGCAGATCGCGCTGCTGCCTGTGGCGTACACCATCGGGACCGAGTTCAAGCCCGCCGAGCGACCGCCGGTCGAGGACATCACCTACTGGAACCTTTGGGGCGAAACCGGTTTGTGA
- a CDS encoding SRPBCC family protein, with amino-acid sequence MQRFETVFEVDAAPAKVWGLLHMPPPADAPSPRKVEYPGGHMEIWSEGDSKGEGLVRTCVFRVPRYLLSGGKARSWEVVWKVVPLERAHYRGVGKPLWSRGEGWHELESLDGGTRTRLTFVETYHVMSPILRPLLEKRVHEFISRDNHKLYLKLLSYLGPAQEISSKRDKLPNPAD; translated from the coding sequence ATGCAGAGGTTCGAGACGGTCTTCGAGGTGGACGCGGCTCCCGCGAAGGTATGGGGGCTGCTGCACATGCCTCCGCCCGCTGATGCGCCGAGCCCGCGGAAGGTGGAGTACCCGGGCGGCCACATGGAGATCTGGTCGGAGGGTGACTCCAAGGGCGAAGGCCTGGTCCGGACCTGCGTCTTTCGGGTGCCGCGATACCTGCTCTCCGGCGGCAAGGCGCGGTCGTGGGAGGTGGTTTGGAAGGTCGTGCCGCTGGAGCGCGCGCACTACCGCGGCGTCGGCAAGCCGCTGTGGTCGCGCGGCGAAGGCTGGCACGAGCTGGAGTCCCTCGACGGCGGTACGCGGACGCGGCTGACGTTCGTCGAGACCTACCACGTGATGAGCCCGATCCTGCGGCCGTTGCTGGAGAAGCGGGTGCACGAGTTCATCTCGCGCGACAACCACAAGCTCTATCTGAAGCTGCTGTCCTATCTCGGGCCGGCGCAAGAGATCAGCAGCAAACGAGACAAGCTCCCCAATCCCGCCGACTGA
- a CDS encoding S41 family peptidase translates to MLAYGRRVLVGSLLVTASWAGWGVVSTQAMAAGRGGESTASVAAHAYLRRALTLIEQRDIFAERVRWAVEWRSLSRRFERSPTIGTADSLIEQALSDIGDRHGYIVTKTAQRPGPSSSLTIPYGRVLAGEIGYLSLPATTAQPGSANAVRYASRGEALVRSLYRRGAKGWVVDLRLNGGGDIFPMLLAIGGLLDGDRVLGFRDRSGSTTWIGYRDSALYVGDKRVMAAPVAEPEIPANARVALLVGPETVSSGEAVVVALHGRPDTRTFGLATAGEAVAVSRYPLAGRRVLEMSSAYDVDRFERAYIGPIPPDTVMWPARSDVDQTLTAAVAWTNPSRGNRDSVVWTSISLVVLVACAHIAQRLGGRKSDD, encoded by the coding sequence GTGCTCGCCTATGGCCGAAGAGTCCTGGTCGGCTCGCTTCTCGTCACCGCCAGTTGGGCCGGTTGGGGCGTCGTCAGCACACAGGCCATGGCAGCAGGGCGTGGTGGCGAGTCGACTGCATCGGTTGCAGCGCATGCCTACTTGCGAAGAGCACTGACACTGATCGAGCAACGGGACATATTCGCCGAGCGGGTGAGATGGGCGGTCGAATGGCGAAGCCTGAGCCGTCGGTTTGAACGCAGTCCAACGATCGGCACCGCTGACTCTTTGATCGAGCAGGCTCTGTCCGATATCGGCGACCGTCACGGATACATCGTGACCAAGACAGCACAGCGGCCCGGGCCGTCATCGTCGTTGACGATTCCATACGGGCGGGTGCTGGCGGGCGAGATCGGCTATCTGTCGCTCCCCGCCACGACGGCTCAGCCGGGCTCGGCGAACGCAGTCCGCTACGCCTCCCGCGGGGAGGCGCTAGTGCGCTCTTTGTATCGGCGTGGGGCCAAGGGATGGGTGGTCGACCTTCGCCTCAATGGAGGCGGCGACATCTTCCCGATGCTGCTGGCAATTGGAGGACTTCTCGACGGAGACCGAGTCCTTGGTTTCCGTGACCGGTCGGGATCAACAACGTGGATCGGCTACCGCGACAGCGCGCTCTATGTCGGCGATAAGCGCGTCATGGCAGCACCGGTCGCCGAGCCGGAGATTCCCGCGAATGCTCGAGTAGCTCTTCTCGTCGGACCCGAGACGGTTAGCTCCGGGGAGGCGGTGGTCGTCGCTCTTCACGGTCGGCCCGACACGCGTACTTTCGGGCTTGCCACCGCGGGTGAGGCGGTTGCCGTGAGTAGGTACCCGCTCGCCGGCCGTCGGGTGCTAGAGATGTCCTCCGCATATGACGTGGACAGATTCGAGCGCGCCTATATCGGGCCGATACCCCCCGACACTGTCATGTGGCCAGCCCGGTCCGATGTCGACCAAACACTGACCGCCGCTGTGGCGTGGACCAACCCGTCTAGGGGGAACCGAGATTCGGTCGTGTGGACGAGCATCAGCCTTGTGGTGCTTGTCGCGTGCGCGCACATCGCACAGCGCCTCGGTGGGCGCAAATCGGATGACTGA
- a CDS encoding MmcQ/YjbR family DNA-binding protein: MATAEDVRRIARRLPHAVEIDSDGVDFRVGNKGFIWSYPERRPGKARVIRLDIAVLYVGDEAEKQALVLGEPEVFSAPPGWDGWPYVLLHLGKVSVTRLRELVTDAWHMRAPTDLLDSD, encoded by the coding sequence TCGCGCGGCGACTTCCTCACGCGGTTGAGATCGACAGTGACGGCGTCGACTTCCGAGTCGGCAACAAGGGCTTCATCTGGTCCTATCCCGAGCGCCGTCCTGGAAAGGCACGGGTGATCCGGCTCGACATCGCGGTGCTCTATGTCGGCGACGAGGCCGAGAAGCAGGCACTGGTGCTGGGTGAGCCCGAGGTGTTCTCCGCTCCACCAGGTTGGGACGGCTGGCCGTACGTCTTGCTGCACCTGGGCAAGGTCAGCGTCACCCGCTTGCGGGAGCTGGTGACCGATGCGTGGCACATGCGCGCACCGACGGACCTCCTCGACAGCGACTGA